DNA sequence from the Cucumis melo cultivar AY chromosome 6, USDA_Cmelo_AY_1.0, whole genome shotgun sequence genome:
CTGGCTATAGCTCTTCCATTAAACACAATGTTTGATAATTATAACATCTTCTTACATTATGCATGTGTGAGTGTGTGTAATCAACAATAAAGTGTTTCTTTAGTTTTAACTATATATGGATTCCAATCTCTTACCTCTGTGGTCAAGAGTATGTCTAAACCAGTCATCGAACTTTAGTGGTTTTAAGAATAAAAGTTTGTGGAGATGTAATTACATTTGATTGACACATTCAATAAATGAATGTATGCTCTATTTGAATGATCAAACGAAACTTCATCAACTCAAGCTTAAGTTTgtaacattaaactaaaaaagtTCAAATACAAATTGGTGAAATTGAAAGTTAAGTTTACCATATTTGTAAAGTAATGaaataattatgaaataaaaaacaaaattaaatttcgTCTTCCGATGATCGGTACGGCCAAAGACGACGGCATCTTAGTTATCCGGTGGCGGTTTCTCCAATCAAAATGCGACTAGTTCGAGCTTCGATTCTCTGTTGTCTGGATTTGGCTTGAAGGTTTGAAACTCTGTGGAAATCCGCTTCTTGGACTATTTCGATCTCTTCGCGGGGTATTTACTCTCTTACTCTATAACTTGATGCATTTGATTATATCTTATGCTCCTGATGCGCTGAAAGTCCATGAATTAACAACTCTGGAGATTGATTGTAGAGTGGAATGTTAGTGCATTATATTTGCTTGATTAGTTACGATTCCTTTATCGATGAAGGTTCAATGTTAGGAGTCTTAGCAAACGAATGGGAATCAATTTTCCCTTTCTAATcatgaccttttttttttctgtattaGCACAAAACTACTTCTGAAATTTTTCCTTGCCACAATCGGATAAAGTTTCAACCGACCCGCTCAATGGAACTTTTGGACTTGCACAAGTTTCAGTTTATTTAGATTAAAAACTTGTTTTCATATTCGTTTCTGGCATATTATTGTGCATGAAAATGTAAAGCGAACAGCTAGTTAACTAGCAGAGGGCCCCTTAGATTAGTTATAGGAAAATGAAGAGGACCAGTTACTTTTGACTTGCTATCAAGAGCTCCTATTAGTTTGGTTTTTGTCTTTGAAATATATAGAGTCTACAAGCTGGCCCCTCCCATGTCTACATGAtgtctattttcttttcatggAATTCACTAAAAACTTATATACATAGTATAGCAGATTACAGTGGGTGAATGGGCTAAAGCGAAGAAATGAGTTGTCTTGCTAGGAGCCTAGGACCTCTCAAACTGTAGATTTAAAAAGCTATTCTCAAATTGATTTTGGGAAATTTTGATATAAACTAATAGTACcttcatatttattttatatacaGAAATGGATATAATGTTTTAACTGTCAAGAGTATAGCTGACGAGAACTAACTTTATATTGCTGAACTAGGAACAATGTTTGCTAACAGTAGTTTATTTTTGCGAATTATCTCAAAGTTATTGCATCACGAAAGCCTTATCCGGTGAAAGATCCTTCTTCACGACTTTGTAGTGTTGTTCTAATTACATAGATTATTGATTATCTAATCCTCTTATAACTTCAGCTTTTCCACTAGAAATGCTGGACTTTTCACTTGGACTTCTCAGATTTTTTCCCCTTGTTTTCCTTCGTATGACTTGAATATTTTTAGAACCACATATTTCTAGAATACGGTGaaatttctaaaagaaaaggatttcttttttaaaagaaccTTTGTCTTTATCCATACAAATTAGGCCAGATATTTGTTAAGCGTTTTGGAGTTCATATATATTCTGTATGGCTGTGTGCTTTCAATGTGAAATTAGAAGTTACAatggtaaaataaattaatgcaTGTGCTGTCTTTCTGAAGTAATAATATCTATCCAATACTCAATTGGCTACATAGAAGAATGCAGTACTTGTCTTCGGTGTCTCCTTTTTCCTGTTGACTGGATTTGGATTAAGGGGCTTACTGCATGGGATCTGCTCGCCCTTCTGAAAACGAACTTTTAATACTTCGTGTCCTTCGTATACATTTTTCGCTATTTAGACCAGTAACTTCTTAAAacaattgaaatttaaattgtGAATAAAAGCAGAGAGCTTTTAAAAAACCAAAGTATCTGTAGTTTGATTGTTTTATAAGCAAACTAGGAAAAGATACTCCCATTGTCGTGAGATTTTTATGTGGAAGTGGTACTCAAATTTCGATTTAAATGACTTAAAAATACGGGCCATATAAAAGAATTAGCAGAAAGTATTATTGACAGTTTTCTCTTGAGGTGGACGTGGAGGGAGAAAGGAAGGGGAAAAGGGGTTGTTTCTTTGTGTCTCATGTTTGACCTTAATGGAATAGACAAAATATGCACTTGTGACCACCATCATGTTTAGTCATATGCTGAGGTATCGATCACGTGGTCTTGTCATCGaagaatatatataattgtttcCTTCCTCACTGTTACATTCATGAATTGCAAAGGTCTTATGGATGACCCCCGACCTCTAGCAGTTGAAAGCTTTTCTACCAGTTGGCTTTTGAATGTGAAGCAGTCCTATGATGCCACATCCAAAGTGATGGATTATAAGATTGTTAAGCCTTCAAGGTTACTGGATGAAACCCAAAGCTTCAAATTCAACACTTCAATCCATCCATCCGTTCTTGTATCCCATGCTGATGAACTTTTTTTTGATGGCTCTGTCAGACCAGTTTATATAAGCCACACAACAGGAGCCTCCAATACATCTGATTTTGTTTCAGCTGAGCTCGATTCTTCACTCTCTTCTTTAACTTCTAGTCCAGCCATAGAAAACAGATGTCATTCTGGAAAATGGAGGAAAACATTATGTATGCTACAGAAGTCTTTAGGATGTCTCAGTCCCATATGCCATAAAGTAGACCCGGCTGAAGTTAACTGGGTTGATGACATTAAACAAAAATCCTGTGATATTAGGAATCAACGCCAATCCCCACGAGTATCTCCACAAAGCAACATTGGCCCCTCATCAGGTGATTGGTGCCATCTAGAGAACTCAATTTATGAAGCGATACTTCACTGCAAAAAATCAATAGGTTTGTTGCATGTTTCCTTGTTTTATGGTTAACTAATTTCCATTTGTTCACCACGTAGTATTCTCATTATCTTCTTAATTTAGGGAATGATAGCTCGGACCAAAATTAAAGGGCAATGGATTGATGAAGTACCAGACTTCTGGAATGGTTCCAGCATGGCAACGTGTCCTTTGTCCTCTTTTTCTCTGGCAGTATACCTTTTCACTTCATTTTCTAAGGAGAAGTTATATTTTGTCAGTCCTTGAGGATGAACGACATGTATAGGATCTTAGATGTGTTTCTAAGGGAAGTATCTCGTGCATCCTTGAGAGTGATGTAACTAAGATGCTACCTTGTCTTGTTTGATATGCTGTGTACCATAGAGTGAGAGAAACAAGTTATTGTTCAAGAAAAAACAGGGATCTGTTTTATACGGAATAGGAATGCTCGTTTCTGTTCAATGTTGTGCGTTTTCATATGTACACATTCAAGTTTTCTGATAGCTATGGAAAATTCTATACTTACTTTGGACTTATTTTTTCGCATATTCATACCAATGCTTCCATCTTTATAAAGTGGAAGTGTGTGAGGTGCTCAATTGCATGTTCTTACATGGCTAGTTTCTGTCGTAGGAAGTTTCTGTCCCAATTTCTATTCCTGGAATGCAGTCGGAAAACTATCATTTCTGTGTTTGGAGAGAGAGACGAAGAGAGAGTTGTGTTAAGCTGGTTGCAAGTGACCAAGGACAGGACATGGACAAAATATGTTAGGAGAAAGGCCACGAAGTTCGACCTCACCCCTTCATTGCTTTCACACCCTTTTGTTGTTTTCCTTTTTGTTCAATTTATCCTTGATCTTTGCGGTGGAGTCCCTAGGAAAAAAGAACACAAAGAAAATAATGCTTGTCACCCTAACCCATCCTTGTATTTCAAACACAATCCaaatatttgaatccttactgAGGGGACCAACCAAAGTCTTATCTTCACTGCTGGTTGTGACCTTTGCCCATGGCCAGGGGTCACATGAATATGGCACCATCAAAATTCATCGCACCTTAATCTTGAATTTTGGTGGCGTTTGTTTATATCATATTTTGTTATGGTAATTACAATGGATGGATAAAGAAAATAGAACCTTTTATCCATTATGATTCCAAACGTTCTTGTGCAAACATAGCTTAATACTGCGCTGTAACAAAACCTTGTGTGGGGGATGTCGATTGATGGAATTCATTGCAAAATAGGCAGAAACCATTAGCCATAGTAATTCAAACTTATGACCACAAAGCACTGACTATGAAATTAGATTAGATTCAATGAGAAAGAACGTTGGAAGCATAGCAAAAAGAGAGAATTATATGTGTGTTTAATTATGAAGTTGCTTTGTggaattttcatttctttctatGGATAGATATCATACCTGTGAATCAATACATTGTTCTTAGGACCAACAACTTTTCTTGGTAATTGGGCAGAGAGAGGAAAAAGGTTTGGAAAAGGTCATTCAAAGAGTACAATTGAGATGAAGCTTTCCCTgtaaagagagaaagaaaacaCTCCCTAGTAGAAAATTATCTTCTTATAAAATGACATAGCTTTCCTAATTGTTTTTAACAAAGATAAACAAGTCGTAGTGGTTTGAGATGATTTCTTCGGTCTCGATATCTCTTTTTCCTTATTGAATTGAAAAGTATCCCTTCAAAAATGACTTCTGATGCAACTTATTCACAAATATTGAGTTAAGTTATTGTTTATGTAGATGTGGATGTTAGGAGAGAGAATTTCACTACTTACGCTACCCTAAGCTTTTTGACTAAAGCATATCATCCACTCTGTTTAAAGAAATTGTCGCATCCTCTCTTCAAAACTTATTTCTAGAAGATAAAAAGGGAGGAAACAAGGAAAGAAAGTCCCACCAGACTCAACCATCATACATGTCTATAATCACGAAAAGCGCGTAACTTACCGATATGAAACATCTCTATTTGAtgcaaaataacaaaatctgaAGCTATGAGTCCtacaaaaccaaaaaaagaaaaaaaaaatgaaaaagaagaagaattccCCACCACAGAAGCCTTTTTAGGCAGTCGAGGGACCAAAGACATTGATATGGGAGGCATGTCCCATTTGTCAGGCCATGAGTAGCTGTTGTTGCCATTGATGCAGCGGCAAATGCCTAAGATTTCACTCTGTTCAGACTTCCAAATGCCATATTTAGTAGTTGGATTCTTTGTTTCTCTGAGATATTGAACTCTAGAGTTTACGAGTCTTCAGAAGCTGCCAAAGGCAAATGAGGTTGGGTTGGCGTTTTGGGTATGCTATTCTAACTTCCATAATTTTCCTTTGACGAATCGTTGCACATGGCGTTTTTAATTGGAATAGGAATTGGGGACCAAAGTTCTAATATTTGTCTTTGGTTTATCAAGATCAGATCATACTGAGTTACTTTGTCTGCCTTCTGATTATGATTGAAATCAAATGGTCTATATGGTTTGTCCCACAAGTTAAATTTGGAGAGATTTTAGACCTCTAGCCTTTCCAATGAAGACATATATGTGAGTCCAAAGAAGAAGTTGGGTTAATCCATTATTCTCTTAGTTAGCTTAAACACAATGAATTTTTAGTGATTTGACCTCTAGGATTTAAAGGTCTAGCTAATGATTTAAAGGTCTAGCTAATGACTCTTCAAGATAACTTGTTTCAAAACTTGAAGATTGAGACTACTTCACATTATAGTTAAATCAATACTATCATTCTTAGAATGCTAATCTAAACACATTGtaaatttcaatttcattgAAAATTCATCAAAACCAAATTTGATGATTGTTAGGtaacatttattttatacaGACAACATTAAAATATAACCTAAATTCAAGCACTAAATCGTTGTTAATGTTTGTAGCCTTCCAAACTTTAATGGTAGAAAGGACCAAAGTTAGAAGTTATCTAAAGAGAAAAATACAAAGGGTTTCTTTAACCAAAAAAAAGCTAATGAAACTCCATCAATCCAAAATTTggtctttcttttttatctgTCAATCAAGAGTTTGCAATCATTTAACtcttaaaatattatttatgttttgatttataTAAAGTCTTTGCTCCTGTTtatgtttgataattattttattttaaaacttgtTCATTATAGTTTTCACCATTTCTAATTATACGCATGAactttaaatttttcttttctttataaaaaattattttgaagaacTTGAATTTTTAAGAGTTCTTTTGTTCTAGATATTATAATTCTTTAATGCAACGTATAATtgtttataaaacaataaaaatacgTATATAAAAAAGACAATAGTTTGGATAATTATTATATGTCATATTCTCTCCATTCACACAATTAATTGGCAGTCTTTATAATATTAATGAATTTTACATTAATGTGAATAAATTCTAGTGTATTTTCATGTTGAAGTGAATAGagtatgaaatttttttataagaatatactaatagaaaatTTATGACTAAAAATGGCCCAATCTACAAGTTATACCATTTCTTAAAGTAGAAATAATTGCTAATaccaatattttttaaaaaattggaaatataataaaaaaatttcaaattgtatcgatgatagaaatttatcactaatagatcgATCATATAATAAATATTGATCTATTTATTGGTTTATCACTATAAAACATAAgaatctatcaacgatagaaatCTATCACCAATAAATTTTGTCAGTACttgcccttttttttttaaggatgttatatatttaataattattccTAAAATGGGTAGAAATGAAATATTTTGGAAGGAAAACCCAAGCCCATAAAAGAATAAAGCCCAACTTTATGGACCGTATCGTCATTTTGTAAGCCCAATTTCTGACCATTATCAATTTGTTCGTACAAATTTATTTACATAAAATTCGAAGTTCATAATTACGAGCCGAATACCGAAGCTTCGCAGAGAAAATTCCGAAGAGTTTCGTTTTGGCGCAAGTTCTTCCTTCTTCGCATCAATTATCCTAGTCTActtaacatttttttcttcttaatctATTTGTTTTTCATCGATTGTTGCTCTCCGTAGCAATGAATTCAGTTCCGCATCAGTTTACACCTCAACGTCCGTGGTTCCCGGTGCCGCCACCGAATCCGCCgctgtcttcttcttcttcgtctttcTGGGACAACCTCAATGTGCGTGATCGTTTAAGGGATTTGCAAGAAACTCTCGATCTCGCCAAGTCAATGTATGTGTTTCAGTGTTTGTtcgtaatttttttttcttagacaTTATTTGtttgttcataattttttgcATACTACGTCTCAGTTGAATTACTTCTTGTCCTAAATTGTGATTGAAGTATAAATATGACAGGCAGAAAGAGCTGGAAATGTTGATGTTAATTAAAGAAGGCAAATTATCCGAGCAGAGTGCTGATAGTCTGCCTAATGGTTCTTCTATTGGTGAATTTTGTGATTACTTGAAAGATAGAAGGATTAGTTTGGAGTTGCAAGAATCGCGTTCGGTTGAAGCTGCAGCTGGTTTGATGGAAAAGTTGAGAGCTCAGCTTCAACCATTTAGGCTTGATACTGATGAATCGAGTCTCTGGGAAGCAGTTAGGTTATCTGGTAAATTATCGAAGGCCAAGAGAAATAAGCAatggagaaagagaaagaggaagcGCATTGCTGAATCACTTGCAAaggttgtattttttttttttatatcccAAATTATCTAACATATTTACTGTAATCTTAcctttttccccctttttcatTGTGAAATCTCAGGAACGTGAAAGTTTTGATCAAGTTGATATGGAGGCTGATGAATGGAGGGCCAGGGAGATCGCCAAGGATATTGCAAAACGCAAGGTGCCAAAACATCAActgatttttgttttctttctattctCCCACTGGTAGCTGAGAGTTTAATGTCCTTTTTTGGCTTCTTTTTTAGGTTGGATAAGCGAGTTCTATTGTAATCTTATCTTTATTCTAGACATATAAAAATTTTTAGGGAGTTATTTATTCGTTTATATTTTAGTAAGAAACTAGGTTTTGAGGAGATAAATGGTTATAAGCAATAGGGTCATTGGAAGATGGTTTTCTATTTGAGATTCAGAACCAGTAACCAAATTCGTGGTCGTCCCTGAATTTCATGGACAGACAGGGTCGTGTCCCAAGGACATCAAAGTACAATGCAGGGTGGGGTTTAtggaaatatatttataaaagtatTGAAACTCTGCTTTTAAATGCTGCCAGCTCTCACGTTCATATAAATTCTATTGTTTCCTCATCTCATGAATGGGTTATTTGCCtccaataaatttttttttatagacaGCTGTTTACATTTTCACAGTTTTTTCTAGGAAAATAATATCTTCCCCCACCCAATGTTTTGTACTTGATTAATATCGTGCTTTTCTTGTCTAGCTCTGAAATATGGAACATAGCAACTTGTATTGACAGAATGATGTTAATTGTTGATGAGCAAAAATTTTCAGGTggagaagatgaaagaaattgcaagaATTAAAGCtaaagaggagaaaaagaagctAGATTCTGAGGTGAGAATCAATCAAACTGTAGTGTTAAAACTATTCTCAGCAGTTTTTTCCCTCTTCTTATGAACTTCTAGCTAATTTTGGATATCATGTAGCTTGAACTGGCACTAATAGTGGAAAAGT
Encoded proteins:
- the LOC103483234 gene encoding probable membrane-associated kinase regulator 6; amino-acid sequence: MNCKGLMDDPRPLAVESFSTSWLLNVKQSYDATSKVMDYKIVKPSRLLDETQSFKFNTSIHPSVLVSHADELFFDGSVRPVYISHTTGASNTSDFVSAELDSSLSSLTSSPAIENRCHSGKWRKTLCMLQKSLGCLSPICHKVDPAEVNWVDDIKQKSCDIRNQRQSPRVSPQSNIGPSSGDWCHLENSIYEAILHCKKSIGNDSSDQN
- the LOC103483235 gene encoding U11/U12 small nuclear ribonucleoprotein 59 kDa protein isoform X1, giving the protein MNSVPHQFTPQRPWFPVPPPNPPLSSSSSSFWDNLNVRDRLRDLQETLDLAKSMQKELEMLMLIKEGKLSEQSADSLPNGSSIGEFCDYLKDRRISLELQESRSVEAAAGLMEKLRAQLQPFRLDTDESSLWEAVRLSGKLSKAKRNKQWRKRKRKRIAESLAKERESFDQVDMEADEWRAREIAKDIAKRKVEKMKEIARIKAKEEKKKLDSELELALIVEKLQELRSIRIQKLKKQGHFLPEEDDKFLEKVRAAVEEEERQALAAADTDAAKDAIATAEVSRKTVPTYPESRDPDSATDRSEERIDQRSAGADDKVSNTSTNKEPGKQFGEVQGYGRMYDYAANLPMEFYHYYYGSNTDMGTLIEVRRSWDAFIRPGGSRIPGHWVEPPPPADEIWAAYLVPQK